One Cucurbita pepo subsp. pepo cultivar mu-cu-16 chromosome LG07, ASM280686v2, whole genome shotgun sequence genomic region harbors:
- the LOC111798991 gene encoding GDSL esterase/lipase EXL3-like isoform X2 — protein MPLLHFTIALKLFLCLQLASATINIPPGYSVPAVFVFGDSIVDTGNNNNLITQAKCNYPPYGRNFLDQQATGRFSNGKVPSDLLVDALGIKEFLPPYANPSLRPEDLITGVNFASGGAGFDPLTSQLAPAISLEDQLGMFREYSKKLEELVGVARAKFIIANGLFMVVAGSNDIANTFYLARIRQIHFNIDSYTDFMARYASAFAKELYAAGGRRIGFFGAPPLGCVPSQRTLAGGIERACVNEYNAAAELFNGKLHIALNQLQTSLPNSKLVYVDIYNPLLDVIQNYRKYGFEVADRGCCGTGKIEVTFLCNKFVKTCNDPNKFVFWDSFHPTEATYSYLVAPIIQKYISNFL, from the exons ATGCCTTTACTCCACTTCACAATAGCACTCAAGCTCTTCCTTTGTCTTCAACTAGCTAGTGCTACTATAAACATTCCTCCCGGTTACTCGGTCCCCGCGGTTTTCGTGTTCGGGGATTCGATCGTCGATACTGGCAACAATAACAATCTCATCACTCAAGCTAAGTGCAACTATCCGCCGTACGGTAGGAATTTTCTCGATCAACAGGCAACTGGGCGATTTTCCAATGGCAAAGTTCCCTCCGACCTTCTAG TTGATGCGTTGGGTATCAAAGAGTTTTTACCACCGTATGCTAACCCGAGTCTACGGCCCGAAGACCTAATTACGGGTGTCAATTTTGCTTCTGGTGGTGCTGGATTTGATCCTCTGACCTCTCAATTAGCG CCAGCAATATCACTTGAAGATCAATTAGGCATGTTTAGGGAATACTCAAAGAAGCTAGAAGAACTAGTGGGAGTAGCAAGAGCAAAGTTCATAATAGCCAATGGCTTGTTCATGGTGGTGGCGGGAAGCAACGACATAGCCAACACATTTTATCTTGCAAGAATAAGGcaaattcatttcaatatcGACTCGTACACTGATTTCATGGCTCGGTATGCTTCCGCTTTTGCTAAG gAATTGTACGCAGCCGGTGGGCGGAGAATCGGATTCTTCGGGGCACCGCCGTTAGGGTGTGTGCCGTCGCAAAGAACCTTGGCTGGCGGGATTGAAAGGGCGTGCGTGAATGAGTACAACGCTGCTGCAGAGCTCTTCAATGGAAAATTGCACATTGCTTTGAAtcaacttcaaacgtcactgCCTAACAGCAAACTAGTTTACGTGGATATTTACAATCCTCTTCTTGACGTCATCCAAAACTATCGTAAATATG ggTTTGAAGTTGCGGATAGAGGGTGTTGTGGAACTGGGAAGATCGAGGTGACGTTTCTTTGTAACAAATTCGTGAAGACCTGCAACGATCCGAACAAGTTCGTGTTTTGGGACAGTTTTCATCCAACCGAAGCTACATACAGCTACCTCGTCGCTCCGAtcattcaaaaatatatttctaatttcCTATAG
- the LOC111799288 gene encoding thioredoxin-like protein CDSP32, chloroplastic yields MASFSHSLTTPPPSLSLHTHNNRLLSGASLLPNLIKPTAFSANLHLSHRRRGFTIKATAAPSVKKPTGDERVQQVHSAEEFDEALKKAKSKLVVVEFAASHSAQSSRMYPFMVTLSKTCNDVEFILVMGDESEQTKELCNREKIEKVPHFSFYKNMEKIHEEEGIGPDQLEGDVLYYGDNHSGVVQLHSREDVEKLIQDHKEDHKLIVLDVGLKHCGPCVKVYPTVIKLSKKMDTAVFARMNGDENESCMQFLKDMDVVEVPTFLFIRDGEIKGRYVGSGKGELIGEILRYQGVRVTY; encoded by the exons ATGGCTTCCTTCTCCCACTCTCTCACCACGCCTccaccctctctctctctccacacCCACAACAACCGCCTCCTCTCCGGCGCCTCCCTCCTCCCCAATCTCATCAAACCCACCGCCTTCTCTGCAAATTTACACCTCTCCCACCGCCGCCGCGGCTTCACAATCAAAGCCACCGCTGCTCCGAGCGTGAAGAAACCCACCGGCGATGAGCGAGTCCAGCAAGTCCACAGCGCGGAGGAGTTCGATGAAGCCCTTAAGAAAGCCAAGAGCAAGCTGGTTGTGGTGGAATTCGCTGCCTCACACAGCGCGCAGAGCAGCCGGATGTACCCGTTCATGGTGACACTCAGCAAAACGTGTAACGATGTGGAGTTCATTTTGGTGATGGGCGATGAATCGGAGCAAACCAAAGAGCTCTGTAACAGAGAGAAAATCGAAAAGGTTCCTCACTTCAG CTTCTACAAGAACATGGAGAAGATCCACGAGGAGGAAGGGATCGGGCCGGATCAGCTGGAGGGCGACGTATTATACTACGGCGACAACCATTCAGGAGTTGTTCAGCTACACAGCAGGGAGGATGTGGAGAAGCTGATACAAGACCATAAGGAGGATCACAAGCTGATTGTACTGGACGTGGGGTTGAAGCATTGTGGACCTTGCGTGAAAGTCTATCCCACAGTGATCAAGTTGTCGAAGAAAATGGACACGGCGGTGTTCGCTAGAATGAACGGCGATGAGAACGAGAGCTGTATGCAGTTTTTGAAAGACATGGACGTTGTCGAAGTGCCTACATTTTTGTTCATAAGAGATGGAGAGATTAAAGGTAGGTACGTCGGGTCGGGTAAAGGAGAGCTTATTGGTGAGATTCTTAGATACCAAGGAGTTCGTGTTACTTATTGA
- the LOC111798957 gene encoding ornithine decarboxylase-like, producing the protein MAVDHLLLQTALGLSPKSITPIPQHGLLHFLQSIALSSDNPNEPFYIFDLATITALMSLWTQSLPTVRPFYAVKCNPNPALLAAMAALGSNFDCASTSEIQAVLALGVSPDRIVFANPCKPESHIKFAAAVGVNLTTFDSVYEIEKIRSCHPKSALLLRIKPPEDGGARCQLGQKYGALPDEIIPLLEAAKAADLAVVGVSFHIGSGDAETEAYSSAIAAARGVFDTAVRLALPPMNVLNIGGGFTAGPQFEKAAVTINSALKEYFPAELNITVMAEPGRYFAESAFTLAVNVIGKRVRGDHREYWINDGIYGSMNCILYDHATVSCTPLALKSNRKNPTCGGMKMYGSTVFGPTCDGLDTVLTGYQLPDLEVGDWLVWPKMGAYTAAAGSNFNGFNTAAIETYIVYSDQGNGAVLG; encoded by the coding sequence ATGGCCGTCGaccacctcctcctccaaACCGCACTAGGCCTCAGCCCAAAATCCATTACTCCGATTCCCCAACATGGCCTCCTCCATTTCCTCCAATCCATCGCCCTGAGCTCCGACAACCCCAACGAACCCTTCTACATCTTCGACTTAGCCACCATCACCGCCCTCATGAGCCTCTGGACCCAATCTCTTCCGACCGTTCGCCCTTTCTACGCCGTCAAATGCAACCCCAACCCGGCTCTCCTCGCCGCCATGGCCGCCCTTGGCTCCAATTTTGATTGCGCCAGCACATCCGAAATCCAAGCTGTTTTAGCTCTCGGCGTCTCCCCCGACCGAATTGTCTTCGCCAATCCTTGTAAACCGGAATCCCATATCAAATTCGCCGCCGCTGTCGGCGTTAATCTCACCACTTTTGATTCTGTCTATGAAATCGAGAAAATCCGTTCCTGCCACCCGAAATCCGCCCTGTTGCTTAGGATCAAACCGCCTGAAGATGGCGGCGCTCGGTGCCAATTGGGTCAGAAATACGGCGCACTGCCGGATGAAATTATCCCTCTTCTTGAAGCTGCTAAAGCGGCTGATCTCGCCGTCGTTGGCGTTTCTTTTCATATTGGAAGTGGGGATGCTGAAACAGAGGCTTATTCCTCTGCTATCGCCGCTGCGAGAGGGGTTTTCGACACGGCGGTCCGACTTGCCCTTCCGCCTATGAATGTGCTCAACATCGGCGGCGGGTTCACCGCCGGACCCCAATTTGAAAAAGCGGCCGTAACGATAAATTCAGCCCTGAAGGAGTATTTTCCGGCAGAGCTGAATATCACCGTCATGGCTGAACCTGGTCGGTATTTTGCGGAATCGGCGTTCACTCTGGCCGTCAATGTCATCGGAAAAAGGGTAAGAGGCGATCACCGGGAGTATTGGATTAACGACGGGATTTACGGGTCAATGAACTGTATACTGTACGATCACGCGACGGTGAGTTGCACGCCGTTGGCTTTGAAATCTAACCGGAAAAACCCCACGTGCGGCGGAATGAAAATGTACGGCAGCACCGTGTTTGGCCCCACGTGCGACGGATTGGACACTGTTTTGACAGGATACCAGCTGCCGGATTTGGAAGTTGGAGATTGGCTGGTTTGGCCGAAGATGGGAGCTTACACGGCGGCGGCTGGGTCCAATTTCAATGGGTTCAACACGGCGGCGATTGAGACTTATATCGTGTACTCCGATCAGGGAAACGGCGCCGTattaggttga
- the LOC111798991 gene encoding GDSL esterase/lipase EXL3-like isoform X1, with the protein MPLLHFTIALKLFLCLQLASATINIPPGYSVPAVFVFGDSIVDTGNNNNLITQAKCNYPPYGRNFLDQQATGRFSNGKVPSDLLVDALGIKEFLPPYANPSLRPEDLITGVNFASGGAGFDPLTSQLAPAISLEDQLGMFREYSKKLEELVGVARAKFIIANGLFMVVAGSNDIANTFYLARIRQIHFNIDSYTDFMARYASAYAKELYAAGGRRIGFFGAPPLGCVPSQRTLAGGIERACVNEYNAAAELFNGKLHIALNQLQTSLPNSKLVYVDIYNPLLDVIQNYRKYGFEVADRGCCGTGKIEVTFLCNKFVKTCNDPNKFVFWDSFHPTEATYSYLVAPIIQKYISNFL; encoded by the exons ATGCCTTTACTCCACTTCACAATAGCACTCAAGCTCTTCCTTTGTCTTCAACTAGCTAGTGCTACTATAAACATTCCTCCCGGTTACTCGGTCCCCGCGGTTTTCGTGTTCGGGGATTCGATCGTCGATACTGGCAACAATAACAATCTCATCACTCAAGCTAAGTGCAACTATCCGCCGTACGGTAGGAATTTTCTCGATCAACAGGCAACTGGGCGATTTTCCAATGGCAAAGTTCCCTCCGACCTTCTAG TTGATGCGTTGGGTATCAAAGAGTTTTTACCACCGTATGCTAACCCGAGTCTACGGCCCGAAGACCTAATTACGGGTGTCAATTTTGCTTCTGGTGGTGCTGGATTTGATCCTCTGACCTCTCAATTAGCG CCAGCAATATCACTTGAAGATCAATTAGGCATGTTTAGGGAATACTCAAAGAAGCTAGAAGAACTAGTGGGAGTAGCAAGAGCAAAGTTCATAATAGCCAATGGCTTGTTCATGGTGGTGGCGGGAAGCAACGACATTGCCAACACATTTTATCTTGCAAGAATAAGGcaaattcatttcaatatcGACTCGTACACTGATTTCATGGCTCGGTATGCTTCCGCTTATGCTAAG gAATTGTACGCAGCCGGTGGGCGGAGAATCGGATTCTTCGGGGCACCGCCGTTAGGGTGTGTGCCGTCGCAAAGAACCTTGGCTGGCGGGATTGAAAGGGCGTGCGTGAATGAGTACAACGCTGCTGCAGAGCTCTTCAATGGAAAATTGCACATTGCTTTGAAtcaacttcaaacgtcactgCCTAACAGCAAACTAGTTTACGTGGATATTTACAATCCTCTTCTTGACGTCATCCAAAACTATCGTAAATATG ggTTTGAAGTTGCGGATAGAGGGTGTTGTGGAACTGGGAAGATCGAGGTGACGTTTCTTTGTAACAAATTCGTGAAGACCTGCAACGATCCGAACAAGTTCGTGTTTTGGGACAGTTTTCATCCAACCGAAGCTACATACAGCTACCTCGTCGCTCCGAtcattcaaaaatatatttctaatttcCTATAG
- the LOC111798766 gene encoding ornithine decarboxylase-like: protein MSKRRDRIAVPHDHGATLSRECGGDRWRIQSLQMAPGINGRKITWLNKNGILGLVQSIIWSQKEAKEPFYILDLSLLINLLNHWARHLPMIQPYYAVKCNPNTAFLGAMATLGSSFDCASRAEIEFVLALGVSSDRIIFANPCKAESHIKYAASVGVNLTTFDSIAEVKKIKRCHPTCSVLIRIKAVEDTTSRSPLSSKYGALPNEIVPLLQAAQAAELDVVGVSFHIGSGGSDVGLYRIAIAAIKAVFDATVRLGMSRMKVLNIGGGFTAGPHFDGAVAAVKEAISEHFYKEEGLVIMAEPGRFFAEKCFTLAANIIGKRVRGDRREYWITDGIYGSMNCIVNDHAVVTCTPLATTSNPKNLTCQNADLYKSTVFGPTCDAFDTISTTYWLPDLEVDDWLLFPNMGAYTSATGSNFNGFATSSISTHLAYSDRL from the exons ATGTCGAAGCGTAGGGACAG AATAGCTGTTCCTCATGACCATGGAGCAACTCTCTCCCGCGAATGCGGCGGAGACAGGTGGCGCATACAGAGCTTACAAATGGCTCCGGGGATTAATGGTCGGAAGATCACTTGGCTCAATAAAAATGGAATCTTGGGTTTGGTTCAATCCATTATTTGGAGCCAAAAGGAAGCCAAAGAACCCTTTTACATACTTGACCTTAGCCTCCTCATCAATCTCCTGAACCACTGGGCTCGTCATCTACCAATGATTCAGCCGTATTACGCCGTCAAGTGCAACCCCAACACTGCATTTCTTGGTGCCATGGCTACTCTTGGCTCTAGTTTTGACTGTGCTAGTCGAGCTGAGATCGAATTCGTTTTAGCTCTTGGTGTGTCGTCGGATCGAATCATCTTTGCCAACCCATGCAAGGCTGAGTCCCACATCAAGTACGCGGCAAGTGTTGGTGTTAACTTGACGACTTTCGACTCGATAGCTGAAGTCAAGAAGATTAAACGATGCCACCCAACATGCTCAGTGTTGATCCGAATCAAAGCTGTGGAGGACACTACGTCGCGGTCTCCATTGAGCTCCAAGTATGGTGCACTCCCGAACGAGATAGTGCCGCTCCTACAAGCTGCTCAAGCTGCAGAACTCGATGTCGTTGGCGTTTCGTTCCACATTGGAAGTGGAGGTAGCGACGTGGGCCTTTATCGTATTGCCATAGCTGCCATCAAAGCCGTGTTTGATGCTACAGTTCGACTAGGAATGTCGAGAATGAAG GTGCTCAATATCGGAGGCGGTTTCACGGCCGGCCCGCACTTCGACGGAGCGGTGGCGGCCGTCAAAGAAGCGATATCGGAGCATTTCTACAAGGAAGAAGGGTTGGTGATCATGGCGGAGCCAGGGCGGTTTTTTGCAGAGAAATGTTTTACATTGGCGGCGAACATAATCGGGAAGCGCGTGAGAGGAGATCGCCGGGAGTATTGGATAACTGATGGGATATACGGTTCCATGAACTGCATAGTCAACGATCATGCGGTTGTCACGTGCACACCATTAGCCACCACCTCTAACCCTAAAAATCTGACGTGTCAAAATGCTGATCTGTACAAATCCACTGTGTTTGGACCAACCTGCGATGCTTTTGATACAATTTCGACTACTTACTGGCTGCCTGACTTGGAGGTGGATGATTGGTTGTTGTTTCCTAACATGGGTGCTTACACGTCAGCAACTGGGTCAAACTTCAATGGGTTTGCCACGTCCTCCATATCCACTCATCTTGCTTACTCAGATCGTTTATGA
- the LOC111799287 gene encoding RNA pseudouridine synthase 2, chloroplastic gives MISICSARAIQAAPSIQLFFPRNRGRISYDVLRIATNHSARCSGSDECGDETLPEPRTNYAGMRLEEIVETKSGKVRLDSWISCRIDGISRARVQSSIRAGLVSVNGRVIDKASHNVRAGDKINCTISELQPLRAEPEDIDLDIVYEDEHVLVVNKPAHMVVHPAPGNATGTLVNAILNHCSLPMVTTTNEELLSDMDISDDELNSIEILSSRVSEAPIRPGIVHRIDKGTSGLLVVAKDEHAHAHLSAQFKQHSIERVYISLTCGVPPSTAGRIEVPIGRDPNNRIRMSAISRTNNNSNAKYAASRYKVIENLAQGGFSLVEWRLETGRTHQIRAHAKYMGIPLLGDDVYGGTKSMAMSLLRTRTSSSCHNQLMQLVSSLERPCLHALTLGFIHPHTGKNIRFSCPPPTDFAEILGQLRQISTKKVTKS, from the exons ATGATTTCCATTTGCTCTGCTAGAGCAATTCAAGCTGCACCTTCAATTCAGTTGTTTTTCCCTCGAAACCGTGGAAGAATCTCTTATGATGTTCTTCGAATCGCCACCAATCACTCTGCCAGATGCTCGGGTTCCGATGAGTGTGGTGATGAAACTCTTCCTGAACCGAGAACCAATTACGCCGGAATGAGACTGGAAGAGATCGTGGAGACAAAATCCGGTAAAGTTCGTCTTGATTCTTGGATATCCTGCCGCATCGATGGGATTAGTAGGGCTCGGGTGCAGTCCAGTATTAGGGCCGGACTGGTTTCAGTCAATGGCCGAGTTATCGATAAG GCTTCTCACAATGTTAGAGCTGGGGATAAGATTAATTGTACAATTTCGGAATTGCAGCCATTGAGAGCTGAACCGGAAGATATTGATTTGGATATAGTTTATGAAGATGAACATGTTTTAGTAGTAAACAAACCAGCGCACATG GTTGTTCATCCAGCTCCTGGGAATGCTACAGGAACACTAGTAAATGCCATTCTTAACCACTGCAGTCTCCCAATGGTTACAACGACAAATGAGGAACTTCTGTCAGACATGGATATTTCTGATGATGAGCTCAATTCCATTGAGATTTTATCTTCTAGAGTTTCTGAGGCACCTATTCGTCCCGGAATTGTGCATAGGATAGATAAAGGAACTAGTGGATTGCTTGTTGTTGCCAAG GATGAACATGCCCACGCTCACTTATCTGCTCAATTCAAGCAACATTCTATTGAGAGAGTCTATATCAGTCTCACATGTGGAGTTCCACCCTCAACTGCTGGACGTATCGAGGTACCAATAGGCCGTGATCCGAATAATCGTATTCGCATGAGTGCAATATCTAGAACAAATAACAATTCAAATGCAAAGTACGCTGCGAGTAG GTACAaagttattgaaaatttagctCAAGGAGGTTTTTCATTGGTTGAGTGGAGATTAGAAACAGGCCGCACACATCAG ATCCGTGCACATGCGAAGTATATGGGAATACCTTTACTTGGAGATGATGTCTATGGAGGTACCAAGAGCATGGCCATGTCGCTGCTTCGGACTAGAACATCATCTAGTTGTCACAACCAACTTATGCAACTTGTTTCCTCATTAGAGAGACCTTGCCTTCATGCTCTAACTCTCgg GTTTATACATCCTCACACAGGGAAGAACATACGATTTTCATGCCCACCCCCTACAGATTTTGCTGAAATTCTGGGTCAGCTTCGTCAAATTAGCACAAAAAAG GTTACCAAATCTTAA